In the genome of Zobellia nedashkovskayae, the window TTGAAATAATTGAAAATAGCCGTATCGTAGTGAGACGAAACATTGAACGATTTTGCAGCAAAACGTTTGCGGTCTTCTAGGCTAGTGCTACCATTTCCTTCTGAGATAACATTTAAAAAGTCTGAGTAATCTTCCATAGAGGAAACACAAAGGACATCTTTAAAGTTTTTTGCTGCTGCACGAATTAACGAAATGCCACCTATGTCTATTTTTTCAATAATATCTTGTTCCGATGCGCCACTTGCAACGGTCTTTTCAAAAGGATAGAGGTCTACGATTACGATGTCTAATTGAGGAATTTCAAATTCTTCCAACTGTGCAACATCACTTTCATTATCCTGTCGGTTTAAGATTCCACCAAAAACTTTTGGATGCAACGTTTTGACTCTACCTCCTAAAATAGAAGGGTAACTAGTTACATCTTCCACGGGCACGACATCAACACCAAGGTCTTTTATGAATTTTTCGGTACCTCCTGTGGAGTAGATAGTAATACCAAGTTCTTGAAATTTTTTGATGATTGGTTCCAATCCATCTTTATGGAATACGGAAATCAGTGCAGAAGAAGCTTTTTTGATGCTCATTTTAATGGGATGTAGTTACTAAGTTTTAAAGACATGCAAAAATACTTTTTTTGAAAGAAAAAATGGGCGAGGTTATTAACAAAACTGCTAAAGTTTTAAACCGATTGTGTCAAATAAGACGGGGCGGCATCGATAAACGGCATTATGATAACTAAAAAGGTCCTTGAAGTTACATTAAAAGGTGTAGATTTTGGCGACTTCGGTATTTACAAACTCTAAAAAGCGCTCATCTTCTTCAGTAAATGGGTCAGGAGTATTGGAGTCAATATCAATCTGGCCTACGTTTTCACCATCAATAAATAAAGGAACTACAATTTCTGCTTTTACGGTAATGCTGCATGCTATGTAATTATCTTGCGCCTTTACATCTGGCACCACAAAATTTTGATTAGATACGGCTACTTGTCCGCAAATTCCTTTTCCGAAAGGTATGATAATATGATCGGTAGGAGCGCCCGCATATGGTCCTAGCTTTAGTTCTTCTTTGTTTCCGTTCTTAAAATAGAACCCTACCCAGTCATAATGAGGTACAGTTTCTTTAAGAAGTTCGCAAAGGTTCTGAAGGCGTTCGTCTACGGTTAAAGAGGCGGAGTTAAGTATAGTGCTAGTTTTGATTCGTAAGTCGTTAAACATGCTAATTTTTTATGCAAAAATAAACTATTGAAAACAAAAAAAGGGATGCCGAATTAACGACATCCCTTTTTGATATATGAATAGTATTAAGGCTGGATTTTCACGTCAAAAACAATATAGTCATCGTTGTCAAAACCTGCTTGGATTTCTGTAATTTTTATAAGGCCTTTTTTACCATAGTTATCTACGAACTCAATAACGTCGCCTACGGCTAAAACACCCGTTGTTTGTAAAGTTGATTGAGAAACGAAGTCTAAATCACCTGACAAAGTAATTCCATCAAAACCAGTGCCGTTTGTTGTAGAAAGTTGAAAATAAGTTTCGTTCAAAGTCTCGCTAGCAGCATTTTCTTCGCTCGCTCCAGGCTTTAAACCTTCTACGTCAAAACCAAAGGACTCATCATAGGTTGCTGTTGAGGCAAAATAAGCTTCAGTTGTATAGTAATATCCAAAATCCCAGAAAGCCCTGAATTCCGGTCCTTTGTTTATTTTGTATACGGTTCCGTCTAATAAAGAAAAGAATGATTCTGTCGTGCCGTCTGCTGCCGGCGCAAATAGTTTAACATCTGTAAACGAACGAACTTCTGCTGCAGCGTTAACTCCGTTACCAACTTTAACAGTGATAGTTCCTACCCCTAAAGCTAATCTTTTGTTAGCATCTCTAAAATCTCCTTTTCCAGTTGTTGTCCAAAAATGGTAAACAATCTCTCCGTTATCAATATCTGGAACAGGAAGTTCAAAAGTAAAATCAATAGCTTTCTGAGTATCTCCATCTAAATCAACAGAACCATCACCTTTTAGAGCTTGTGTAAGATCTTTACCTTCTATGTTGAAATTGTTAAATGGCATTTCACCACTGCCAGATACGTTTTGGGTAATATATAACCTCTTTTGATTTGAGGTAGATGTATAAATGATACGTCCTGGTACTGTTGTGCTAACTTCGCCAGAGGCTTCGGCAAACAAAATGTCGCCTGAAGAGTCACTGTCGTTAATTATAAGTGTAGCAACGGTTTCTTCATCTGTGTCGTCTTGTTCTTCATCTATAGGCGTGTCAAACACGGAGCCATCGTCGCTACTACAGCTAGATACCATAAATGCTAGTGCAAAAA includes:
- a CDS encoding GAF domain-containing protein → MFNDLRIKTSTILNSASLTVDERLQNLCELLKETVPHYDWVGFYFKNGNKEELKLGPYAGAPTDHIIIPFGKGICGQVAVSNQNFVVPDVKAQDNYIACSITVKAEIVVPLFIDGENVGQIDIDSNTPDPFTEEDERFLEFVNTEVAKIYTF